A genomic region of Streptosporangium lutulentum contains the following coding sequences:
- a CDS encoding 50S ribosomal protein L7/L12 codes for MPNIGPVELLIAAALLAVILAIVLGVVVVARRGDRASLPPPMPPAPQDLQELVTRLTRQGQKIHAIKALRHHTGLGLSESKKVIDAVALGHPMWSHPVLAPFRPSPVALPHAGPDLATRVRELKAAGRTAQAIHLVRGETGMGQAEAELFVGSL; via the coding sequence GTGCCGAACATCGGACCCGTAGAGCTGCTCATCGCCGCCGCTCTGCTCGCGGTGATCCTGGCGATCGTCCTCGGTGTCGTCGTGGTCGCCCGGAGGGGAGACAGGGCGTCCCTTCCACCGCCGATGCCGCCGGCGCCCCAGGATCTGCAGGAGCTCGTCACGCGGCTGACGCGCCAGGGACAGAAGATCCATGCGATCAAGGCGCTGCGCCATCACACCGGGCTCGGCCTGTCCGAGTCCAAGAAGGTCATCGACGCCGTGGCCCTGGGGCACCCCATGTGGAGCCATCCCGTGCTGGCCCCGTTCCGGCCCTCCCCCGTGGCCCTGCCGCACGCCGGTCCCGACCTGGCCACCCGCGTGCGCGAGCTCAAGGCCGCCGGTCGCACGGCGCAGGCGATCCACCTGGTACGCGGCGAGACCGGCATGGGTCAGGCCGAGGCCGAGCTGTTCGTCGGCAGCCTCTGA
- a CDS encoding YybH family protein has translation MTILADPDDRALLLDRDRSFFDALVAADLSCLDDLLADDFVMVAIDNGATVTRADLLGLMSSGTVRFPAVQSFPDEAVVRRIGDVGIVVGRTGMNFTGADGAVFTAGSRYTHVFVSDSVAGWRLVSAQGTEIKPGS, from the coding sequence ATGACCATCCTGGCCGACCCTGACGACCGCGCCCTCCTGCTCGACCGCGACCGGAGCTTCTTCGACGCCCTGGTCGCCGCCGACCTCTCCTGCCTGGACGACCTGCTGGCGGACGACTTCGTCATGGTCGCCATCGACAACGGCGCGACCGTGACCCGAGCCGACCTGCTCGGTCTGATGTCATCCGGAACCGTCCGGTTTCCGGCCGTGCAGTCCTTCCCGGACGAGGCCGTCGTCCGCCGTATCGGAGACGTCGGCATCGTCGTCGGGCGAACCGGCATGAACTTCACCGGCGCCGACGGCGCCGTCTTCACCGCCGGCAGCCGGTACACCCACGTCTTCGTCTCCGACTCCGTCGCGGGATGGCGCCTCGTCTCCGCGCAGGGCACGGAGATCAAGCCCGGCTCGTGA
- a CDS encoding (2Fe-2S) ferredoxin domain-containing protein — protein sequence MRKPAPCRIVVCRGCCCGDPGKVAGLDHAEQVARLSETAAVRVTDCLDVCERANVIVVQPSAAGRAAGGRPVWLGLVNDPDAAEDIAAWVRAGGPGVAEPSDILSLYVFTPPRRVRTAPALS from the coding sequence ATGAGGAAACCGGCACCATGCAGGATCGTCGTCTGCCGCGGCTGCTGCTGCGGCGACCCGGGGAAGGTGGCCGGACTCGACCACGCCGAGCAGGTCGCCCGCTTGTCCGAGACCGCCGCGGTCCGCGTCACCGACTGCCTGGACGTGTGCGAGCGGGCGAACGTGATCGTCGTCCAGCCGTCGGCCGCCGGCCGCGCCGCGGGAGGCCGTCCCGTGTGGCTCGGCCTGGTCAACGACCCGGACGCGGCCGAGGACATCGCGGCCTGGGTTCGTGCCGGTGGCCCGGGAGTGGCCGAACCGTCCGACATCCTCAGCCTGTACGTCTTCACCCCGCCCCGCCGTGTCCGCACCGCGCCGGCACTTTCCTGA